The following is a genomic window from Deferribacterota bacterium.
GCTTTTACTTTAAAGCTTTTCTCTACAAATCCACTACAATCAATATTCACTAGTATTGGTGCTACCCTTATCACAATTACATATATACCACTTCTGCTATCACCAATCCTCCCTTTACAAATTAAATATACAAACTACCTTATATTTACGCTTTTTGTAATATGGGCATCTGACAGTTCAGCTCTTTTTTTTGGCAAATATTTAGGAAAAAGAAGTTTGTATAAAATAATTAGTCCAAAAAAGACAGTTGAAGGCTTAATTGGATCTTATTTTGGTGGTTT
Proteins encoded in this region:
- a CDS encoding phosphatidate cytidylyltransferase, translated to AFTLKLFSTNPLQSIFTSIGATLITITYIPLLLSPILPLQIKYTNYLIFTLFVIWASDSSALFFGKYLGKRSLYKIISPKKTVEGLIGSYFGGFIIATIYNDYFTISKKLDFYIITFAIITAGAIGDLVESMFKRSCNVKDSGQVIPGHGGLLDKIDSLLFAVPIIYLYIFFRT